TGCCATTTTGGTTGTTTTTGTTAATGCCAGTAACTATTTGGAAATAAGAGGCGATTTCCTTCACTTAAAACAAACTAACTAACAAAATTCATGTATAATATTGATCATGATGGAGAATAAAATGCCACACACACCATCGGTGGCATCATATCTATTTCCTTAATATGGTTCTgattaaaacaaaattattttgcACTACATTagtttcccccttgttttctCATTTATTTCTTGTACATGGCTGTGAACTAGTTTAAGCTGACTAGCAATATGTTTACAATGCAGctaaaggaaagagaaaacagaCTGAAGGAGATAGTGATGATATAACTGGATGGCGGAAGAAACAGCTAGATGAAGACCGCGCAAAGAAACTTCGTCAAGGACAAGGCCGTGATGAGCAGGATGGCCAGTATAAGAATGGCCAAGCTGGCGAAGGAGAATCTTATGGTTCCTTAGGAAAAGATGGATCtttgggaagaggaggagccaaCAGAGATGGGAAGATGGGACAGTTTGCTGGGGTGGGGACAGACATGGGAGGAGGGCATGAGTTCTCTGGATTTGCTGGTGGTAGTAGTGAACATATGGGACATACTGGAAATGGTGCTGGTGGAGGAATGGGTGGTTTGGGTGGCATGGGTTCACTGCATGGTAAAGATGCTATGTTAGGTGGCACAGGAACTGGATCTGGAGGTGCAGGTGGACTGCAAACTTCAGGTGGTTCCACACTTAATGGAGCAAGTGGGCCAGGAGCTGGGtttggtggtgctggtggagtaGGTGGCCTCTATGGCAAGGATGGGATGGTAGGTGGAGCTGGTGCTGGTGGAGTAGGTGGACTCTACGGCAAGGATGGGATGCTAGGTGGAGCTGGTGCTGGGGGAGCTGGCAGTGCTGGCAGAGAAGGTGGACTTTATGGTAAGGATGGCATGCTTGGTGgaggtggtggtgctggtggagtaGGGGGACTTTATGGCAAGGATGGGATGCTAGGGGGAGCTGGTGCTGGTGGAGTAGGTGGACTCTACGGCAAGGATGGGATGCTAGGTGGAGCTGGTGCTGGGGGAGCTGGCGGTGCTGGGGGAGTAGGTGGACTTTATGGGAAGGATGGTATGTTAGGTGgagctggtggtgctggtggagcAGGTGGACTCTACGGCAAGGATGGGATGCTAGGTGGAGCTGGTGCTGGTGGAGCAGGTGGACTCTATGGCAAGGATGGGATGctagctggagctggagctgggggAGCTGGTGGTGCTGGTGTAGGTGGATTTTATGGTAAGGATGGTATGTTAggtggtgctggtgctggtggagctggtggtgctggtggacTTCATGGCAAGGATGGGGTGCTAGGTggagctggggctggtggagctGGTTGTCCTGGTGGATTTGGGGGACATTATGGCCAGGATGGTATGTTAGGTGGTGCTGGTGGACCTGGCAGTGCTGGTGGAGTAGGTGGACTTTATGGGAAGGATGGTATGTTAGGTGgagctggtggtgctggtggagcAGGTGGACTCTACGGCAAGGATGGGATGCTAGGTGGAGCTGGTGCTGGTGGAGCAGGTGGACTCTATGGCAAGGATGGGATGctagctggagctggagctgggggAGCTGGTGGTGCTGGTGTAGGTGGATTTTATGGTAAGGATGGTATGTTAggtggtgctggtgctggtggagctggtggtgctggtggacTTCATGGCAAGGATGGGGTGCTAGGTggagctggggctggtggagctGGTTGTCCTGGTGGATTTGGGGGACATTATGGCCAGGATGGTATGTTAGGTGGTGCTGGTGGACCTGGCAGTGCTGGTGGAGTAGGTGGACTTTATGGTAAGGATGGTATGTTAGGTGGAGCTGgtgctggtggtgctggtggatTTGGGGGACTTTATGGCAAGGATGGTATGTTAGGTGGAGCTGGTGCTGGTGGAGCCACCGGTGCTGGTGGAGTAGGGGGACTTTATGGCAAGGATGGGATGCTAGGTGGAGCTGGTGCTGGTGGAcctggtggtgctggtggagtaGGGGGAACTTATGGTAAGGATGGTATGTTAGGTGGAGCTGGCACTGAGGGTGCTGGTGGAGTGGGTGGACTTTACGGGAAAGATGGTTTTCTAGGTGGAGCTGGTGGACTTGATGGTGCTGGTGGAGTAGGTGGACTTTGTGGCAAAGACGGTCTGCCAATTGGAGCTGGTCAActtggtggtgctggtggagtaGGTGGACTGTATGGGAAGGATGGTTTCTTAGGcagtggtggtgctggtggaatgggtggtgctggtggtgtAGGAGGTCCTTATGGTAAGGATGGAATGCTAGGCAGAACTGGACCTGACGGAcctggtggtgctggtggagtaGGTGGACTCTACGGCAAGGATGGGATGCTAGGTGGAGCTGGAGCTGGCGGACCTGGTGGGATTGGTGGAGTAGGTGGAGTAGGTGGTGCTGGTGGAGTAGGTGGACTTTATGGCCAGGATGGTATGTTAGCTGGTGCTGGTGGACCTGGTGGTGCAGGTGGAATAGGGGGACTTTATGGCAAGGATGGAATGCTAGGTGGAGCTGGTGCTGGTGGAcctggtggtgctggtggagtaGGGGGACTTTATGGGAAGGATGGAATGCTAGGTGGAGCTGGTGCTGGTGGAcctggtggtgctggtggagtaGGGGGACTTTATGGGAAGGATGGAATGCTAGGTGGAGCTGGTGCTGGCAGAGTAGGTGGTGCTGGTGGAGTAGGGGGACTTTATGGGAAGGATGGAATGCTAGGTGGAGCTGGTGCTGGTGGAcctggtggtgctggtggagtaGGGGGACTTTATGGGAAGGATGGAATGCTAGGTGGAGCTGGTATTGGCGGACCTGGTGGTACTGGTGGAGTAGGTGGACTTTATGGCAAGGATGGAATGCTAGATGGAGCTGGTGCTGGCGGAcctggtggtgctggtggagtaGGGGGACTTTATGGCAAGGATGGTGTGTTAGGTGGAGCTGGTGCTGGTGGAGTAGGGGGACTTTATGGTAAGGATGGTGTTTTAGGTGgagctggtgctggtgctggtgctggtgctggcgGACCTGGTGGTACTGGTGGAGTAGGGGGACTATATGGTCAGGATGGTGTGTTAGGTGGAGCTGGTGCTGGTGGACTTGGTGGTACTGGTGGAGTAGGTGGACTTTATGATAAGGATGGTGTTTTAGGTGGAGCTGGTGCTGGTGGAcctggtggtgctggtggagtaGGTGGACTTCATGGCAAGGATGGTATGTTAGCTGGAACTGCTGCTGGCGGAcctggtggtgctggtggagcTGGCGGTGCTGGTGGAGTAGGTGGACTCTATGGCAAGGATGGGATGCTAGGTGGAGCCGGTGCTGGGGTAACTGGCGGTGCTGGGGGAGTAGGTGGACTTTATGGTCAGGATGGTGTGTTAGGTGgagctggtggtgctggtggagtaGGTGGACTCTACGGCAAGGATGGGGTGCTAAGTGGAGCTGGTGCTGGGGGAGCCGGCAGTGCTGGGGGAGTAGGTGGACTTTATGGTAAGGATGGTATGttagctggagctggagctggagctggagctggcgGACCTGGCGGTGCTGGTGGGgttggtggtgctggtggagtaGGGGGACTTTATGGCAAGGATGGGATGCTAGGTGGAGCTGGTGCTGGCGGActtggtggtgctggtggtgctggtggagtaGGTGGACTTTATGGCAAGGATGGTATGTTAGGTGGAGCTGGTGCTGGCGGACCTGGTGGTGCTGGCGGCATTGGTGGGCTCTATGGTAAGGATGGAATGCCAAGTCGACCAGGCATTGGTGGACTTGGTGGTGCTGGTGGCACAGACAGGCTGCTTGACAGTACTGGTGTTTCTGGTGCAGAAGGTATGAGAGGTCATCATGGTAAGGATGGTGTGCTTCCTGGGGTTGGTGGTGTTGGGTTAAGAGGTGTAGGGAGCACCGGTGACCTTTATGGTCAGGCAAGTACTTTACATGGAACTGAGGGTGGTGGTGCTGGCACTGAATTAGGAGGCATGGGTGGCATGATGGATCGAACTGGCGGAGCTGGCACCAAGTATGGTGTATCAGGTGAGGGTTATGGTGAAGGAGGGATAGGTAAGGATGGCAGGGTTAGTGGAACTGGTGCTGGTGGTCTTAGTGGTGAAGGATGGTTGGATGGTAGGGATGGTAGGCTAGGTGGATTTGGTGTTGGTCCAGGAGTTAGAGGTGTTGATGGATCCCTGTATGAGAATATGTCAGGCATTCCTGGTGAAGAGTTCCTAGGCTATGGACAGTCTTCTGGCCTTTCTGACGCTGGAACCCATGCTGGTGACAGAAGAAGACAGCTGTCTAACTTAGATGCCAGTCAACTTACTTCATCTGATATTTCAAGAACCAGGGacaggaaagggagaggaggaagtcTTCTTGAAGAGGATGTGAGaggtatttatatatttatgaacacagtaagcccacaacttttgCTCACTTCTTTTTTTTACGTGACCACAACCTTATGCAGGAGatcaaaaatatatatgtaaattgGAAAAATGTGGGGGGAATTCAAatacgcttttttaaaaaattcagaaaaaagCAAGAGAGCAGGGAACAACAGTTGGCAATCCCATCAGCCTTTGTACTCACCCTGGGAGAGTGTTTGAGCGTCTTTAGAGAGTTGGAGTTAGAGAACCAGATAATGAGATAGGGCACAGAGAGCAAGCAAATGTGGTCTGAGAGTGAGTGGAGGGTCATCTGAGAATTCCTGGCTTTATGTGTTTTTGCCGGACCTTcatgtaagttgcaggcttactgtaattTATTGTGTccctgtttcatttatttgtgtttataacatttctcatgtttttaaagatgttttcTTTAATAGTCTCTTCTATCTCTTTTGTTTGCACAGAATCACATCCCCGTTTCAACCAAGGGTTATTTGACCTCCATGCACCAAAAGGAAAACCAGCTGTGTTAACTTGCAGCCTCAACAATGACCAGCTTGAGGGAACTTGGTTTAAAGATGGGTTCAAGGTAACTTGAAAGCAGTAAACTTCTCAAGAATGTATTTTTAGTCTTATACTCATCTTTTTCACTTTAATTTTTTATCTTGAAATAAAGCTTCCATAATGCAGACAACAAGCAGGAGGAACACAATGCCTAACTTTGCCTCTTGTTGTTATCAACCAAAGATGGGTCATGTCTAAAACCAGTTTAGAAAAAAATAGCTGACTttatgactctctctctctctgtttgctgTAATGGTCCATGTAATTTCTGAGAGAGAATATTTCTTTACCTTCTGTCTACCTCCCCACAAGATAACAGGCCAGGATGGAATCTCCATTGAGAAGGAGGGCCCAGTCCACAAACTATTAATAGATGAAGTACAAGATAGCCATGCTGGAAAATACAAATTCGAAGCTGGAGGAGTCCGAACAGAAGCATCTATTTTTGTTGAAGGCAAGTCTAATCAAGCCTAGTAGAGAAAATGGTGCTAAAATTGCTACTGGTTGAATTATGCTCTTAGTATTATATGATTTTGTGGGACATATAGTGCTGGAAAACATGATGAAGTGTCTGAATTAACAATCCACATAAACCAGATCTCATTGTctcaaaagcagagagagagaaccttgGTCATTTCAGAATGGCTCTGCTAAACTAATCCTCCCCAGTTGCTTTGATTGCGAATTACCCTTCCTCCTTACTTCCCTACAGTGGCTCTCTATCACATCTAGTTCTTCCCCTTTTTCTCCCATGACTTTTCCATCATTTCTATGGCACTTCTTCCCATGCCACCTGCTGTCCAAATGTttactttcccttccttttttatttctctttccctcATTGACCTCTGTACCTTCTTCCACATTGTTGTACAGCACTTGCAGCAGCTCTGTAATCTTGACTCACTTAGATACCTTCTGAGAATTCATATTTTtaacacttaaaaataataatcagactaGGCTCATTGCTTGCTATTCCTCTGTTTCTTTACTCCCTACATTACAGTTGCAGTGCTGCCTGCTACCTTAGCTACCACTTAGCTTCTGAccctgttccccatccctgggatctattacagtttgtttgtatGTCCTCTGTGTGAAGACTGCATCACTTGTACTAAGCACACTATCagcagtaaaacatcaaatactTGCATTAGTGACAAATGACTTTCGTTGTCAGTAAGTTTTCAGTGAGGTGCACTTTGAAAGAGTAAGAATTCTGTGAATTCTgaggtagtggttaagagtggtagacttgtaatttggcgaaccgggttcgcatctccgctcctccacatgcagctgctgggtgaccttgggccagtcacacttctttgaagtctctcagccccactcacctcacagagtgtttgttgtgggggaggaagggaaaggagaatgttagccactttgagactccttcgggtagtgataaagtgggatatgaaatccaaactcttcttcttcttcttcattggcaAAATATTAGGCGTCACTATTTCCTGTGGGCTCGTGGGttatttaaaagaataataaGCGCAGAGCATCCATATTTTGGGGCTAGTTCATATACCTCTTATTTCTatgtgcagaccctccaaatgttgactCTGCTCTTCTGGAAAAACTGAAGAAGGAACCTATAGTAGTAAAGGCAGGAAAGAATGCCATAGTGAAGATCCCATTTGAAGGCCGGAAGCCAGTCAGATCAACTTGGCTAAAGGATGAAGGAGAACTTCTGGATGATGCCAGGATCAGCACTGACTATTCAGACAACTTCACCCGACTCTCCATATCCAGTGCTAATCGGAAGGACTGTGGTGATTATAAAGTGAAACTGAAGAATGAGAGTGGAAGCACTGAAGCTACTCTCAAGCTGGTAGTTCTAGGTGAGAGACCCCAAGTATTTTAGCGATGAGGCATAAGACAACTTTATGGGGGCCTTTAAGGCCTGCATGTGGTGTCACACATTTGGAAGCTGAAGCATAGAGAGCATATTTtttggtaaagataaagggacccctgaccattaggtccagtcgcagacgactctggggttgtggcacacatcttgctttactggccaagggagccggcatacagtttccgggtcatgtggccagcatgacaaagccacttctggcgaaccagagcagtgcacggaaacaccatttaccttcccaccggaacggcacctattaatctacttgcactttgatgtggtttcgaactgctaggttgtcaggagctgggactgagcaatgggagctcaccccatcacggggattcgaaccgctgaccttctgatcggcaagccctaggctctgtagtttagaccacagcaccacccgcatccctatttatTGGTACATTGTGTCTATAAGCAGGTAGTTGCAGCGCAGGGCATGCACCAATTTTGATTAAGGttgaagacagacagacagacacagagagagagagagagagagagagagaggttgctcATAGCACAGAAAGTGCCTTTTGATAATAATGCTTGTCTCTAGCATatcagaaaataaaacatttttgccCCTCCCTGCTTGCTCTCTTACTTGATTATTACTGCTGCCTCCTCCTGTTGGAAATCACAGTGCCTACTGCAGGTTCGTTGAGATGGAAGCAGCCCAGCATCCTCCCATTCAAGCACCATGGCTGCAGAGCACTCCATTTCCCATGTGAAACCAGAAGTGGTAGCAGCAGTAATGTGTGGACAGGGACAAGAACGATATATTAACATTAGTATGCTACTGATAAATAGTATAAGAAAAAGTGCTGACAGATCATTTTTCTAGCactgcataagaagagccttgctggatcagatttGTTATCccacttcccacagtggccagctagcGTCAGGTacctctgggaagctcagaagcaggacatgagggcAATAACCCTCTCCTACTTTTgtttcccaggaactggtattcagaggcatgctaccTATCATCCCGGAAGTAAGATATAGCCATCACACAAACTAGAAGTCATTGTGAGCTCTCTTTTGATATTGCATCTGTCTCAACCTAAAACTTCTATCCACAAAACGTGAATCCTTGCATTTATCTTGTCCACTTAACTCAAAAGATATGGCAACCATGCCAATACCAAGCAGACACAAAAGACCTTTTTCCATAAGCTCTGTTTTGCTCCTCCATGCAGATAAGCCTCAACCACCAATGGGACCCATCGAAGTTGTGGACTGCTCCACAAATAGTATAACTATCCAGTGGAAGCCCCCCAAAGACGATGGTGGCAAACCAATCCAGAGTTATATTATTGAGAGGCAGCAGGTTGGCAGAAagacctgggtgaccttgggtaaGACCGATGGAAGCAGCACTGTCTTCACCACCAACAAAGTGGAACATG
The Podarcis raffonei isolate rPodRaf1 chromosome 6, rPodRaf1.pri, whole genome shotgun sequence DNA segment above includes these coding regions:
- the IGFN1 gene encoding immunoglobulin-like and fibronectin type III domain-containing protein 1 isoform X40, translated to MAGRRGVKTLKRSAVPGVTITQFVEDIPKGCSTPDFERKPITLTLQEGKNAIFRAVVKGEPQPEVFWKRNNEAVDDPQKYQISFSPATNEFILQVNKITADDADLYRCTAVNEYGEATCTAGLKIIQVGFKKKAKPTSSAPQTDLKKELQDFRKTLKKRTPSSAPKKEMDMEQIWQLLLNADKKDYEKICLKYGIVDFRGMLRKLQEMKKEREDKQAQYLLNLRNLRHVRVNEVQGNASFDLEMELKNPESRIYLYKDGQMINFGFDSENTKHCLRQVGKKYNFIINDLQPEDAGVYQIKVEDVDVFSTELEAESIPVSFRYPLGEVRCHEQGNAVFQCTLYEPCSNATWLHRDRILESNDKYEISVSEDGLTHRLIIKNTQASDKGTYTIDIGDRSSSAWLEVESKGKRKQTEGDSDDITGWRKKQLDEDRAKKLRQGQGRDEQDGQYKNGQAGEGESYGSLGKDGSLGRGGANRDGKMGQFAGVGTDMGGGHEFSGFAGGSSEHMGHTGNGAGGGMGGLGGMGSLHGKDAMLGGTGTGSGGAGGLQTSGGSTLNGASGPGAGFGGAGGVGGLYGKDGMVGGAGAGGVGGLYGKDGMLGGAGAGGAGSAGREGGLYGKDGMLGGGGGAGGVGGLYGKDGMLGGAGAGGVGGAGGPGSAGGVGGLYGKDGMLGGAGGAGGAGGPGSAGGVGGLYGKDGMLGGAGAGGPGGAGGVGGTYGKDGMLGGAGTEGAGGVGGLYGKDGFLGGAGGLDGAGGVGGLCGKDGLPIGAGQLGGAGGVGGLYGKDGFLGSGGAGGMGGAGGVGGPYGKDGMLGRTGPDGPGGAGGVGGLYGKDGMLGGAGAGGPGGIGGVGGVGGAGGVGGLYGKDGMLGGAGAGGPGGAGGVGGLYGKDGMLGGAGAGGPGGAGGVGGLYGKDGMLGGAGAGRVGGAGGVGGLYGKDGMLGGAGAGGPGGAGGVGGLYGKDGMLGGAGIGGPGGTGGVGGLYGKDGMLDGAGAGGPGGAGGVGGLYGKDGVLGGAGAGGVGGLYGKDGVLGGAGAGAGAGAGGPGGTGGVGGLYGQDGVLGGAGAGGLGGTGGVGGLYDKDGVLGGAGAGGPGGAGGVGGLHGKDGMLAGTAAGGPGGAGGAGGAGGVGGLYGKDGMLGGAGGAGGVGGLYGKDGVLTGAGAGAGGPGGAGGVGGAGGVGGLYGKDGMLGGAGAGGLGGAGGAGGVGGLYGKDGMLGGAGAGGPGGAGGIGGLYGKDGMPSRPGIGGLGGAGGTDRLLDSTGVSGAEGMRGHHGKDGVLPGVGGVGLRGVGSTGDLYGQASTLHGTEGGGAGTELGGMGGMMDRTGGAGTKYGVSGEGYGEGGIGKDGRVSGTGAGGLSGEGWLDGRDGRLGGFGVGPGVRGVDGSLYENMSGIPGEEFLGYGQSSGLSDAGTHAGDRRRQLSNLDASQLTSSDISRTRDRKGRGGSLLEEDVRESHPRFNQGLFDLHAPKGKPAVLTCSLNNDQLEGTWFKDGFKITGQDGISIEKEGPVHKLLIDEVQDSHAGKYKFEAGGVRTEASIFVEDPPNVDSALLEKLKKEPIVVKAGKNAIVKIPFEGRKPVRSTWLKDEGELLDDARISTDYSDNFTRLSISSANRKDCGDYKVKLKNESGSTEATLKLVVLDKPQPPMGPIEVVDCSTNSITIQWKPPKDDGGKPIQSYIIERQQVGRKTWVTLGKTDGSSTVFTTNKVEHDKSYYFKVRAVNAEGTSEALESDEVMAATKAFPGPPAPPKIVSTSKGAVTLSWAAPHKTGNSRILGYRIEKCKKGSNSWTPVTDVPITDRKYTVTDLKEGLLYEFRVAAINAAGAGDVSAPSEAAFARDPMKPPGAVRDLKVISTDYCSISLSWTKPEAEEESHAKGYIIEMRHTDTLKWTQCNSLPIPITTYTVRGLKAREMYFLRVRAVNDGGFGEPVELDTCVQAVPPTVPPKLLVKDTTKSFMIVKAGDAIRVRIPFEASPPLEVVWLKDGLTLPAKATIATREGLSQLIIPGADFSDSGHYSITLQTERGNKETFSFLVQVLDVPESPGPIQLIEKVPDTVTLIWEPSPTEKREGTLNYMVMRRDSYKGSWQLVSDLIYTNKCTVSNFVPGREYYFRVQAKNCMGISEPSETVQPWIIHREKGKFAVRSPKYKGVNQSQPPRFLVPLKPHVVTLGFDCHMSCAVTGYPVPQVMWYKDGKNISQDPTFFSKNDFGVCSLVILGVTASDGGQYKVVAINELGQAVSKAEVTIKEPAF
- the IGFN1 gene encoding immunoglobulin-like and fibronectin type III domain-containing protein 1 isoform X29 — encoded protein: MAGRRGVKTLKRSAVPGVTITQFVEDIPKGCSTPDFERKPITLTLQEGKNAIFRAVVKGEPQPEVFWKRNNEAVDDPQKYQISFSPATNEFILQVNKITADDADLYRCTAVNEYGEATCTAGLKIIQVGFKKKAKPTSSAPQTDLKKELQDFRKTLKKRTPSSAPKKEMDMEQIWQLLLNADKKDYEKICLKYGIVDFRGMLRKLQEMKKEREDKQAQYLLNLRNLRHVRVNEVQGNASFDLEMELKNPESRIYLYKDGQMINFGFDSENTKHCLRQVGKKYNFIINDLQPEDAGVYQIKVEDVDVFSTELEAESIPVSFRYPLGEVRCHEQGNAVFQCTLYEPCSNATWLHRDRILESNDKYEISVSEDGLTHRLIIKNTQASDKGTYTIDIGDRSSSAWLEVESKGKRKQTEGDSDDITGWRKKQLDEDRAKKLRQGQGRDEQDGQYKNGQAGEGESYGSLGKDGSLGRGGANRDGKMGQFAGVGTDMGGGHEFSGFAGGSSEHMGHTGNGAGGGMGGLGGMGSLHGKDAMLGGTGTGSGGAGGLQTSGGSTLNGASGPGAGFGGAGGVGGLYGKDGMVGGAGAGGVGGLYGKDGMLGGAGAGGAGSAGREGGLYGKDGMLGGGGGAGGVGGLYGKDGMLGGAGAGGVGGLYGKDGMLGGAGAGGAGGAGGVGGLYGKDGMLGGAGGAGGAGGLYGKDGMLGGAGAGGAGGLYGKDGMLAGAGAGGAGGAGVGGFYGKDGMLGGAGAGGAGGAGGAGGAGGAGGLYGKDGMLGGAGAGGAGGLYGKDGMLAGAGAGGAGGAGVGGFYGKDGMLGGAGAGGAGGAGAGGAGGFGGLYGKDGMLGGAGAGGATGAGGVGGLYGKDGMLGGAGAGGPGGAGGVGGTYGKDGMLGGAGTEGAGGVGGLYGKDGFLGGAGGLDGAGGVGGLCGKDGLPIGAGQLGGAGGVGGLYGKDGFLGSGGAGGMGGAGGVGGPYGKDGMLGRTGPDGPGGAGGVGGLYGKDGMLGGAGAGGPGGIGGVGGVGGAGGVGGLYGKDGMLGGAGAGGPGGAGGVGGLYGKDGMLGGAGAGGPGGAGGVGGLYGKDGMLGGAGAGRVGGAGGVGGLYGKDGMLGGAGAGGPGGAGGVGGLYGKDGMLGGAGIGGPGGTGGVGGLYGKDGMLDGAGAGGPGGAGGVGGLYGKDGVLGGAGAGGPGGAGGVGGLYGQDGVLGGAGGAGGVGGLYGKDGVLTGAGAGAGGPGGAGGVGGAGGVGGLYGKDGMLGGAGAGGLGGAGGAGGVGGLYGKDGMLGGAGAGGPGGAGGIGGLYGKDGMPSRPGIGGLGGAGGTDRLLDSTGVSGAEGMRGHHGKDGVLPGVGGVGLRGVGSTGDLYGQASTLHGTEGGGAGTELGGMGGMMDRTGGAGTKYGVSGEGYGEGGIGKDGRVSGTGAGGLSGEGWLDGRDGRLGGFGVGPGVRGVDGSLYENMSGIPGEEFLGYGQSSGLSDAGTHAGDRRRQLSNLDASQLTSSDISRTRDRKGRGGSLLEEDVRESHPRFNQGLFDLHAPKGKPAVLTCSLNNDQLEGTWFKDGFKITGQDGISIEKEGPVHKLLIDEVQDSHAGKYKFEAGGVRTEASIFVEDPPNVDSALLEKLKKEPIVVKAGKNAIVKIPFEGRKPVRSTWLKDEGELLDDARISTDYSDNFTRLSISSANRKDCGDYKVKLKNESGSTEATLKLVVLDKPQPPMGPIEVVDCSTNSITIQWKPPKDDGGKPIQSYIIERQQVGRKTWVTLGKTDGSSTVFTTNKVEHDKSYYFKVRAVNAEGTSEALESDEVMAATKAFPGPPAPPKIVSTSKGAVTLSWAAPHKTGNSRILGYRIEKCKKGSNSWTPVTDVPITDRKYTVTDLKEGLLYEFRVAAINAAGAGDVSAPSEAAFARDPMKPPGAVRDLKVISTDYCSISLSWTKPEAEEESHAKGYIIEMRHTDTLKWTQCNSLPIPITTYTVRGLKAREMYFLRVRAVNDGGFGEPVELDTCVQAVPPTVPPKLLVKDTTKSFMIVKAGDAIRVRIPFEASPPLEVVWLKDGLTLPAKATIATREGLSQLIIPGADFSDSGHYSITLQTERGNKETFSFLVQVLDVPESPGPIQLIEKVPDTVTLIWEPSPTEKREGTLNYMVMRRDSYKGSWQLVSDLIYTNKCTVSNFVPGREYYFRVQAKNCMGISEPSETVQPWIIHREKGKFAVRSPKYKGVNQSQPPRFLVPLKPHVVTLGFDCHMSCAVTGYPVPQVMWYKDGKNISQDPTFFSKNDFGVCSLVILGVTASDGGQYKVVAINELGQAVSKAEVTIKEPAF
- the IGFN1 gene encoding immunoglobulin-like and fibronectin type III domain-containing protein 1 isoform X28; translation: MAGRRGVKTLKRSAVPGVTITQFVEDIPKGCSTPDFERKPITLTLQEGKNAIFRAVVKGEPQPEVFWKRNNEAVDDPQKYQISFSPATNEFILQVNKITADDADLYRCTAVNEYGEATCTAGLKIIQVGFKKKAKPTSSAPQTDLKKELQDFRKTLKKRTPSSAPKKEMDMEQIWQLLLNADKKDYEKICLKYGIVDFRGMLRKLQEMKKEREDKQAQYLLNLRNLRHVRVNEVQGNASFDLEMELKNPESRIYLYKDGQMINFGFDSENTKHCLRQVGKKYNFIINDLQPEDAGVYQIKVEDVDVFSTELEAESIPVSFRYPLGEVRCHEQGNAVFQCTLYEPCSNATWLHRDRILESNDKYEISVSEDGLTHRLIIKNTQASDKGTYTIDIGDRSSSAWLEVESKGKRKQTEGDSDDITGWRKKQLDEDRAKKLRQGQGRDEQDGQYKNGQAGEGESYGSLGKDGSLGRGGANRDGKMGQFAGVGTDMGGGHEFSGFAGGSSEHMGHTGNGAGGGMGGLGGMGSLHGKDAMLGGTGTGSGGAGGLQTSGGSTLNGASGPGAGFGGAGGVGGLYGKDGMVGGAGAGGVGGLYGKDGMLGGAGAGGAGSAGREGGLYGKDGMLGGGGGAGGVGGLYGKDGMLGGAGAGGVGGAGGPGSAGGVGGLYGKDGMLGGAGGAGGAGGLYGKDGMLGGAGAGGAGGLYGKDGMLAGAGAGGAGGAGVGGFYGKDGMLGGAGAGGAGGAGAGGAGGFGGLYGKDGMLGGAGAGGATGAGGVGGLYGKDGMLGGAGAGGPGGAGGVGGTYGKDGMLGGAGTEGAGGVGGLYGKDGFLGGAGGLDGAGGVGGLCGKDGLPIGAGQLGGAGGVGGLYGKDGFLGSGGAGGMGGAGGVGGPYGKDGMLGRTGPDGPGGAGGVGGLYGKDGMLGGAGAGGPGGIGGVGGVGGAGGVGGLYGKDGMLGGAGAGGPGGAGGVGGLYGKDGMLGGAGAGGPGGAGGVGGLYGKDGMLGGAGAGRVGGAGGVGGLYGKDGMLGGAGAGGPGGAGGVGGLYGKDGMLGGAGIGGPGGTGGVGGLYGKDGMLDGAGAGGPGGAGGVGGLYGKDGVLGGAGAGGVGGLYGKDGVLGGAGAGAGAGAGGPGGTGGVGGLYGQDGVLGGAGAGGLGGTGGVGGLYDKDGVLGGAGAGGPGGAGGVGGLHGKDGMLAGTAAGGPGGAGGAGGAGGVGGLYGKDGMLGGAGGAGGVGGLYGKDGVLTGAGAGAGGPGGAGGVGGAGGVGGLYGKDGMLGGAGAGGLGGAGGAGGVGGLYGKDGMLGGAGAGGPGGAGGIGGLYGKDGMPSRPGIGGLGGAGGTDRLLDSTGVSGAEGMRGHHGKDGVLPGVGGVGLRGVGSTGDLYGQASTLHGTEGGGAGTELGGMGGMMDRTGGAGTKYGVSGEGYGEGGIGKDGRVSGTGAGGLSGEGWLDGRDGRLGGFGVGPGVRGVDGSLYENMSGIPGEEFLGYGQSSGLSDAGTHAGDRRRQLSNLDASQLTSSDISRTRDRKGRGGSLLEEDVRESHPRFNQGLFDLHAPKGKPAVLTCSLNNDQLEGTWFKDGFKITGQDGISIEKEGPVHKLLIDEVQDSHAGKYKFEAGGVRTEASIFVEDPPNVDSALLEKLKKEPIVVKAGKNAIVKIPFEGRKPVRSTWLKDEGELLDDARISTDYSDNFTRLSISSANRKDCGDYKVKLKNESGSTEATLKLVVLDKPQPPMGPIEVVDCSTNSITIQWKPPKDDGGKPIQSYIIERQQVGRKTWVTLGKTDGSSTVFTTNKVEHDKSYYFKVRAVNAEGTSEALESDEVMAATKAFPGPPAPPKIVSTSKGAVTLSWAAPHKTGNSRILGYRIEKCKKGSNSWTPVTDVPITDRKYTVTDLKEGLLYEFRVAAINAAGAGDVSAPSEAAFARDPMKPPGAVRDLKVISTDYCSISLSWTKPEAEEESHAKGYIIEMRHTDTLKWTQCNSLPIPITTYTVRGLKAREMYFLRVRAVNDGGFGEPVELDTCVQAVPPTVPPKLLVKDTTKSFMIVKAGDAIRVRIPFEASPPLEVVWLKDGLTLPAKATIATREGLSQLIIPGADFSDSGHYSITLQTERGNKETFSFLVQVLDVPESPGPIQLIEKVPDTVTLIWEPSPTEKREGTLNYMVMRRDSYKGSWQLVSDLIYTNKCTVSNFVPGREYYFRVQAKNCMGISEPSETVQPWIIHREKGKFAVRSPKYKGVNQSQPPRFLVPLKPHVVTLGFDCHMSCAVTGYPVPQVMWYKDGKNISQDPTFFSKNDFGVCSLVILGVTASDGGQYKVVAINELGQAVSKAEVTIKEPAF